A stretch of the Haloplanus aerogenes genome encodes the following:
- the pspAB gene encoding PspA-associated protein PspAB, translating to MGLFDSIRSVFGLSAEADATRDADPDDLFGMSTAYITMEANLDFVPAGAAALCFSSVDSTDFAAAVDEVETILHAGEEDTGTTFRRHEDDHGYHWVVLADSDPEDLVTSVHFAADTFVEEGYGSRLLAAVFGFERPRDGAHAYWIYSFRRGAYYPFAPSGRHERDNRLEFKLQSVLDGELDVEDDEGYWYPLWPDDPDGHPWE from the coding sequence ATGGGCCTGTTCGACTCCATCCGCTCCGTGTTCGGTCTGAGCGCCGAGGCGGACGCGACACGCGATGCCGATCCGGACGACCTGTTTGGGATGTCGACGGCCTACATCACGATGGAGGCGAACCTCGATTTCGTCCCGGCGGGCGCCGCGGCGCTCTGTTTCTCCTCCGTGGACAGCACCGACTTCGCCGCCGCCGTCGACGAGGTGGAGACCATCCTCCACGCGGGCGAGGAAGACACCGGGACGACCTTCCGCCGTCACGAGGACGACCACGGCTACCACTGGGTCGTCCTCGCGGACAGCGACCCGGAAGATCTGGTGACGAGCGTCCACTTCGCGGCCGACACGTTCGTCGAAGAGGGGTACGGCTCCCGGCTACTGGCCGCCGTCTTCGGCTTCGAACGCCCCCGCGACGGCGCCCACGCGTACTGGATCTACTCGTTCCGCCGCGGGGCGTACTACCCCTTCGCCCCGTCGGGACGCCACGAACGCGACAACCGACTCGAGTTCAAACTCCAGTCCGTCCTCGACGGCGAACTCGACGTGGAGGACGACGAGGGGTACTGGTACCCGCTGTGGCCCGACGACCCGGACGGCCACCCGTGGGAGTAG
- a CDS encoding DUF7561 family protein: MSSDPCDGCGEEVPVAGGVGNFWTFEAEATGGMTLELADGTEHFLCFDCIERLPDDREVTAADVEALSE, encoded by the coding sequence ATGAGCTCCGATCCCTGTGACGGCTGTGGCGAGGAGGTGCCCGTCGCGGGCGGTGTCGGCAACTTCTGGACGTTCGAGGCGGAGGCGACCGGGGGGATGACGCTCGAACTCGCCGACGGCACCGAACACTTCCTCTGCTTCGACTGCATCGAACGCCTTCCTGACGACCGCGAGGTGACGGCGGCGGACGTGGAAGCGCTGTCCGAATAA
- a CDS encoding 60S ribosomal export protein NMD3 gives MSDSESREFCPRCGDPVPARAEPLPGVPRDRDARLCDACYFEDYDMVDAPDRIEVLVCSGCGAVHRGNRWVDVDARDYTDVAVDEVSEALGVHVNARDVTWAVDPEQVDENTIRMHCHFTGVVRETPLEESVVVPVKISRGTCDRCGRIAGGYYASTVQVRATDRTPTPEERSRAVEIAESHVAGKEGDGDREAFVTEVMETEDGPDVKLSTNRLGEEVSRRITRELGGSVESYPTLVTEDGDGNEVYRVTYAVRLPKFTPGDVIDPGDDEGPVLVRNVSGNLKGVRLTSGEPYEEPFEDETAGRRLATRDDAVETTVVTVEDDHAVQVLDPETYEAKTVPRPDFFDPDAETTPVVKTRAGLHILPD, from the coding sequence ATGAGCGATAGCGAGTCCCGGGAGTTCTGCCCCCGCTGTGGCGATCCGGTGCCGGCGCGAGCGGAGCCGCTCCCCGGCGTCCCCCGCGACCGTGACGCCCGCCTCTGTGACGCCTGCTACTTCGAGGACTACGACATGGTCGACGCCCCCGATCGGATCGAAGTCCTCGTTTGTTCCGGCTGTGGCGCCGTCCACCGCGGCAACCGCTGGGTCGACGTCGACGCCCGCGACTACACCGACGTGGCGGTGGACGAGGTGAGCGAAGCCCTCGGCGTCCACGTGAACGCCCGCGACGTGACGTGGGCGGTCGATCCCGAACAGGTCGACGAGAACACCATCCGGATGCACTGTCACTTCACCGGCGTCGTTCGCGAGACGCCGCTGGAGGAGTCGGTGGTCGTCCCCGTCAAAATCTCGCGGGGCACCTGCGACCGCTGTGGCCGCATCGCCGGCGGCTACTACGCCAGCACCGTGCAGGTGCGGGCGACCGACCGCACGCCTACCCCCGAGGAGCGGTCCCGTGCGGTCGAAATCGCCGAATCCCACGTCGCCGGCAAGGAGGGCGACGGCGACCGCGAGGCGTTCGTCACGGAGGTGATGGAGACCGAGGACGGCCCGGACGTGAAACTTTCGACCAACCGCCTCGGCGAGGAAGTTTCCCGGCGCATCACGCGCGAACTCGGCGGGAGCGTCGAGAGCTATCCCACGCTCGTCACCGAAGATGGCGACGGCAACGAGGTCTATCGCGTGACCTACGCCGTGCGCCTGCCGAAGTTCACGCCCGGCGACGTGATCGACCCCGGTGACGACGAGGGGCCGGTCCTCGTCCGGAACGTCAGCGGGAACCTGAAGGGTGTGCGCCTCACGTCGGGTGAGCCGTACGAGGAACCGTTCGAGGACGAGACGGCGGGCCGGCGTCTCGCCACCCGCGACGACGCCGTCGAGACGACGGTGGTCACGGTGGAGGACGACCACGCGGTGCAGGTGCTCGACCCCGAGACGTACGAGGCCAAGACCGTCCCGCGTCCCGACTTCTTCGATCCCGACGCGGAGACGACGCCGGTCGTCAAGACGCGGGCGGGCCTCCACATTCTGCCGGACTAG
- a CDS encoding helicase C-terminal domain-containing protein, which produces MDPDRILPSFPAPSFRGNQREALEAISDAFAAGNDAVLVRAPTGSGKSLLARAVAGAARTPEEAAPAEATGAYYTTPQVSQLDDVAEDDLLSDLNVIRGKSNYTCILPDETTTPVDRAPCARESGYDCSIQHRCPYYADRAIASNRSIAAMTLAYFMQTAGSEVFGKRDVVVIDEAHGLAEWAEMYATVDLRPRTVPVWDDVGVPDVADADDPLDRTARFAETLAGVCERAAENLVASQDLTAAEAARRDRLQDLRSELKWFVSDYRDPTSTTTWVVDQPDGEGTPITIKPIDPSRYLHHTVWDRGNKFALLSATILDKEAFCRGVGLDPSNVALVDVPHTFPLDHRPLYDVTQGKMTYEHRDETLPKVARLLVRLMAQHPDEKGIVHCHSYAIQEQLADRLENFGVSPRVRVHNRENRDAVLEEWKATDDTDVFLSVKMEEALDLRGDLARWQVLCKAPYLNTSDSRVARRLEEGQWAWYYRVALRTVIQAAGRVVRAPDDHGATYLADSSLLDLFDRARSDMPDWFADAVDEMTRPTLPEFEPAAALAGTDATPGARTGGRTGGRTRSGSQSAGHSGSRSRTASGAGNTGEGTNGGGEDGDDDHPLSDVWGE; this is translated from the coding sequence GTGGACCCCGACCGCATTCTCCCGTCGTTTCCGGCCCCCTCCTTCCGCGGGAACCAGCGCGAGGCGCTCGAAGCGATCAGCGACGCCTTCGCCGCGGGCAACGACGCCGTCCTCGTGCGGGCGCCGACGGGGAGCGGGAAGTCGCTCCTCGCGCGCGCCGTCGCCGGCGCGGCCCGCACGCCCGAGGAGGCGGCGCCAGCCGAGGCAACCGGCGCCTACTACACCACGCCGCAGGTGTCCCAGCTGGACGACGTGGCCGAGGACGACCTGCTCTCGGATCTGAACGTGATCCGGGGGAAGAGCAACTACACCTGTATCCTCCCCGACGAGACGACGACGCCGGTCGACCGCGCGCCCTGCGCCCGCGAGTCGGGCTACGACTGCTCGATTCAACACCGCTGTCCGTACTACGCCGACCGCGCCATCGCCTCCAACCGCTCGATTGCGGCGATGACGCTCGCCTACTTCATGCAGACCGCGGGGTCGGAGGTGTTTGGCAAGCGGGACGTGGTCGTCATCGACGAGGCCCACGGCCTCGCGGAGTGGGCGGAGATGTACGCCACCGTGGATCTGCGCCCCCGGACCGTCCCCGTCTGGGACGATGTGGGGGTGCCGGACGTGGCCGACGCCGACGACCCGCTGGACCGCACGGCTCGGTTCGCGGAGACGCTCGCCGGCGTCTGCGAACGGGCGGCGGAGAACCTCGTGGCGAGTCAGGACCTCACCGCCGCCGAGGCCGCCCGGCGGGACCGCCTGCAGGATCTCCGCTCGGAGTTGAAGTGGTTCGTTTCGGACTACCGCGACCCGACGAGTACGACGACGTGGGTGGTGGATCAGCCGGACGGCGAGGGGACGCCCATCACGATCAAGCCCATCGACCCCAGCCGGTATCTCCACCACACCGTCTGGGACCGGGGGAACAAGTTCGCCCTCCTCTCGGCGACGATTCTGGACAAAGAAGCCTTCTGCCGTGGCGTGGGGCTCGATCCCTCGAACGTGGCGCTCGTCGACGTACCGCACACCTTCCCTCTCGACCATCGCCCGCTCTACGACGTGACACAGGGGAAGATGACCTACGAACACCGCGACGAGACGCTGCCGAAGGTGGCGCGACTGCTCGTCCGCCTGATGGCCCAGCACCCGGACGAGAAGGGTATCGTCCACTGTCACTCCTACGCGATTCAGGAGCAACTGGCGGATCGGCTGGAGAACTTCGGCGTCTCGCCCCGTGTCCGCGTCCACAACCGGGAGAACCGAGACGCGGTGCTAGAAGAGTGGAAGGCGACCGACGACACCGACGTGTTCCTCTCGGTGAAGATGGAAGAAGCGCTGGATCTGCGCGGCGATCTCGCCCGCTGGCAAGTGCTGTGCAAGGCACCGTACCTCAACACGAGCGACTCGCGGGTCGCCCGGCGGTTGGAGGAAGGGCAGTGGGCGTGGTACTACCGGGTCGCGCTCCGGACGGTGATTCAGGCAGCGGGGCGCGTCGTGCGCGCGCCGGACGACCACGGCGCGACCTACCTCGCGGATTCGAGCCTGCTCGACCTGTTCGACCGCGCTCGGAGCGACATGCCGGACTGGTTTGCCGACGCGGTGGACGAGATGACCCGACCCACGCTCCCCGAGTTCGAACCCGCGGCGGCACTCGCGGGGACGGACGCGACGCCCGGGGCACGAACCGGTGGCCGGACCGGCGGGCGGACGCGGTCCGGATCGCAGTCGGCCGGTCACTCGGGATCGCGATCTCGCACGGCGTCCGGTGCGGGGAATACGGGAGAGGGGACGAACGGCGGGGGCGAGGATGGCGACGACGACCACCCCCTGTCGGACGTGTGGGGCGAATGA
- the radA gene encoding DNA repair and recombination protein RadA has translation MAEDDLETLPGVGPATADKLVEAGFESYQSIAVASPAELSNTADIGESTASDIINAARDAADVGGFETGAAVLERREQIGKLTWNVPEVDDLLGGGVETQSITEVYGEFGAGKSQVTHQLSVNVQLPKEYGGLRGSAIFVDSEDTFRPERIDDMVRGLDDEIIQATMDDRDIEGSPGDEEAMEALVTDVLDKIHVAKAFNSNHQILLAEKAKELASEHEDSEWPVRLLCVDSLTAHFRAEYVGRGELAERQQKLNKHLHDLMRIGDLYNTAVLVTNQVASNPDSYFGDPTQPIGGNILGHTSTFRMYLRKSKGDKRIVRLVDAPNLADGEAVMRVQDAGLVPE, from the coding sequence ATGGCAGAAGACGACCTCGAAACCCTTCCGGGTGTCGGGCCGGCGACGGCGGACAAGTTGGTCGAAGCGGGCTTCGAAAGCTACCAGAGCATCGCGGTCGCCAGTCCGGCCGAACTCTCGAATACGGCGGACATCGGTGAGTCGACGGCGAGCGACATCATCAACGCGGCCCGCGACGCCGCGGACGTGGGCGGCTTCGAGACGGGCGCGGCCGTCCTCGAACGCCGCGAACAGATCGGGAAGCTCACCTGGAACGTCCCCGAAGTCGACGACCTCCTCGGCGGCGGCGTCGAGACCCAGTCCATCACGGAGGTGTACGGCGAGTTCGGTGCCGGGAAGTCACAGGTCACCCACCAGCTCTCGGTGAACGTGCAGCTCCCCAAGGAGTACGGCGGCCTCCGCGGGAGCGCCATCTTCGTCGACAGCGAGGACACGTTCCGACCGGAGCGTATCGACGACATGGTCCGTGGCCTCGACGACGAGATCATTCAGGCCACGATGGACGACCGCGACATCGAGGGGTCGCCGGGCGACGAGGAAGCGATGGAGGCACTCGTCACCGACGTCCTCGACAAGATCCACGTCGCCAAGGCGTTCAACTCCAACCACCAGATCCTGCTGGCGGAGAAGGCGAAGGAACTCGCGAGCGAACACGAGGACAGCGAGTGGCCCGTGCGACTGCTCTGTGTCGACTCGCTCACCGCCCACTTCCGCGCCGAGTACGTCGGCCGGGGCGAACTCGCGGAACGCCAGCAGAAGCTCAACAAACACCTCCACGACCTGATGCGGATCGGCGACCTCTACAACACCGCCGTCCTCGTCACGAATCAGGTCGCCTCCAACCCCGACTCCTACTTCGGCGATCCGACCCAGCCCATCGGTGGGAACATTCTCGGGCACACCTCGACGTTCCGGATGTACCTGCGGAAATCGAAGGGCGACAAGCGGATCGTCCGCCTCGTCGACGCGCCGAACCTCGCGGACGGCGAGGCCGTGATGCGGGTGCAGGACGCGGGGCTCGTGCCCGAGTGA
- a CDS encoding NAD(P)H-binding protein, translating to MHVLVTGATGFVGHHLVPALLDAGHTVTALVRDAQRYDPPPGVRVVTGDLLDPGSFDDALTDVDAAYYLVHSMTARDDFETRDRRAAEHFARAASAAGVPRVIYLGGLGEEQDHLSTHLQSRREVERVLATGDYALTTLRAAIVVGPRSAGFEMVVQLASRLPVMVTPRWVRTPCQPIAVDDVIAYLVGVLDVPATAGETYDIGGPEVLTYAEMLRRTGRHLGHEPIILAVPVLTPRLSAYWVGLMTDVPWSVARPLIEGLKNPVVVRDDRLAHLVPVESTPFDEAVRRALADRGERIEA from the coding sequence ATGCACGTCCTCGTCACCGGCGCCACAGGGTTCGTCGGCCACCACCTCGTCCCCGCGCTCCTCGACGCCGGTCACACGGTGACCGCCCTCGTTCGCGACGCCCAGCGGTACGACCCGCCACCCGGCGTCCGGGTCGTCACCGGTGACCTGCTCGACCCCGGCTCGTTCGACGACGCCCTCACCGACGTCGACGCGGCCTACTATCTCGTCCACTCCATGACCGCCCGCGACGACTTCGAAACGCGCGACCGTCGGGCCGCCGAGCACTTCGCTCGGGCCGCGAGCGCGGCGGGCGTGCCGCGCGTCATCTACCTCGGCGGGCTGGGCGAAGAGCAGGATCACCTCTCGACCCACCTCCAATCCCGGCGCGAGGTCGAACGGGTGCTGGCGACTGGCGACTACGCCCTCACGACGCTCCGGGCGGCCATCGTCGTCGGCCCCCGGAGCGCCGGCTTCGAGATGGTCGTCCAGCTCGCCTCCCGGCTTCCCGTGATGGTGACGCCGCGGTGGGTGCGGACGCCGTGTCAGCCCATCGCCGTCGACGACGTGATCGCCTACCTCGTCGGCGTCCTCGACGTGCCGGCGACGGCGGGCGAGACGTACGACATCGGCGGCCCGGAGGTGCTGACCTACGCCGAGATGTTGCGGCGGACGGGCCGCCACCTGGGTCACGAACCGATCATTCTCGCCGTACCGGTGCTGACGCCGCGGCTCTCCGCCTACTGGGTTGGACTGATGACCGACGTGCCGTGGAGCGTCGCCCGCCCGCTGATCGAGGGGCTGAAGAATCCGGTCGTGGTGCGCGACGACCGACTCGCGCACCTCGTTCCCGTCGAGTCGACCCCGTTCGACGAGGCGGTTCGCCGGGCGCTGGCCGACCGCGGGGAGCGGATCGAGGCGTGA
- a CDS encoding DUF7530 family protein yields the protein MSGDHDAAVDDPTFGDTWVYESLVRGIPGLHLSTTQAIGVQFALFETLVVGLAAYYGLPRSAVVAGTIAVAVAAAGSVAMLYIGAATRGLDLPVAHRRLLFGSSVEVLFGVLGFVAAVTYLLTGLPTPFESLLGARPPAPVVFVTLLILWDLCYRIGVSWWTALVSLWRSLRIRVTPDTARGCRRIDAANVGFALLELGLLPVVADDALAVGALVGHVVAVTVVSAAATLLLRTELP from the coding sequence GTGAGCGGCGATCACGACGCCGCCGTCGACGACCCCACCTTCGGCGACACGTGGGTCTACGAGAGCCTCGTCCGCGGTATTCCCGGCCTCCACCTCTCGACCACGCAGGCCATCGGCGTCCAGTTCGCCCTCTTCGAGACGCTCGTCGTCGGCCTCGCGGCCTACTACGGCCTTCCCCGGTCGGCCGTCGTCGCGGGAACCATCGCCGTCGCCGTCGCGGCCGCGGGGAGCGTCGCCATGCTCTACATCGGCGCCGCGACACGCGGCCTCGACCTGCCCGTCGCCCACCGCCGCCTCCTGTTCGGGTCGAGCGTCGAGGTTCTCTTCGGCGTCCTCGGGTTCGTTGCCGCCGTGACGTACCTGCTCACCGGACTCCCGACGCCGTTCGAATCGCTGTTGGGCGCTCGGCCGCCCGCCCCCGTCGTTTTCGTGACGCTGCTGATCCTCTGGGATCTCTGTTACCGGATCGGGGTCTCGTGGTGGACGGCGTTGGTGTCGCTGTGGCGGTCGCTCCGGATTCGCGTCACGCCCGACACCGCGCGAGGGTGTCGGCGCATCGACGCTGCCAACGTCGGCTTCGCGCTCCTCGAACTGGGACTGCTCCCCGTCGTCGCGGACGACGCACTCGCCGTCGGGGCGTTGGTCGGCCACGTCGTCGCCGTGACCGTCGTCTCGGCGGCGGCGACACTGCTACTCAGAACGGAGCTCCCCTGA
- the htpX gene encoding zinc metalloprotease HtpX: protein MEWKADWGLRGRMVLTMFLLFVLYIVFIAILSQYMGLFGVVVVMGLFSLGQFFFSDRLALYSMGASKVDEEEYPQLHATIGRLSQQADLPKPTVAVAETRMPNAFATGRSPKNSTVCVTKGLLESLDKDELEGVLAHELAHVKNRDVMVMTIASFLSTIAFMIVRWGWLFGGNRNRQGGGGMMVAILVSVVVWIVSFVLIRTLSRYREYAADRGGAAITGKPTALASALLTISGRMDRVPQEDLREQSEMNAFFVIPIRSGFVGRIFSTHPPTEKRVERLREMAAEMERR from the coding sequence ATGGAGTGGAAAGCCGACTGGGGACTTCGGGGCCGGATGGTCCTGACGATGTTCCTGCTCTTCGTCCTCTATATCGTCTTCATCGCCATCCTCTCGCAGTACATGGGGCTGTTCGGTGTCGTCGTCGTGATGGGCCTGTTCTCGCTGGGGCAGTTCTTCTTCAGTGACCGCCTCGCGCTGTACAGCATGGGCGCGTCGAAAGTCGACGAGGAGGAGTATCCGCAACTGCACGCGACGATCGGTCGTCTCTCCCAGCAGGCCGACCTGCCGAAACCGACCGTCGCCGTCGCGGAGACGCGCATGCCGAACGCGTTCGCGACCGGGCGGTCGCCGAAGAACTCGACGGTGTGTGTCACGAAGGGTCTCCTCGAAAGCCTCGACAAGGACGAACTCGAAGGCGTCCTCGCCCACGAACTCGCCCACGTCAAGAACCGGGACGTGATGGTGATGACCATCGCCTCTTTCCTCTCGACTATCGCGTTCATGATCGTTCGCTGGGGGTGGCTGTTCGGCGGGAACCGCAACCGGCAGGGCGGGGGCGGCATGATGGTCGCCATCCTCGTTTCGGTGGTGGTCTGGATCGTCTCGTTCGTGCTCATCCGGACGCTCTCGCGCTACCGCGAGTACGCGGCCGACCGAGGCGGGGCGGCGATTACGGGCAAACCGACCGCGCTCGCGTCCGCCCTCCTCACGATTTCGGGACGGATGGACCGGGTGCCACAGGAGGACCTCCGCGAGCAGTCGGAGATGAACGCCTTCTTCGTCATTCCCATCCGGAGCGGATTCGTCGGCCGCATCTTCTCGACGCATCCGCCGACCGAGAAGCGTGTCGAACGACTCCGCGAGATGGCCGCGGAGATGGAGCGACGGTAG
- a CDS encoding sulfurtransferase TusA family protein, giving the protein MSEHTPDVTVDARGAGCPGPLMDLIGKVKTVDEGTVIELQTTESGSKNDVPEWLEKAGHELLDIVDEGDYWSIYVRKA; this is encoded by the coding sequence ATGAGCGAACACACTCCCGACGTGACGGTCGACGCGCGCGGTGCCGGCTGTCCCGGCCCCCTGATGGATCTCATCGGGAAGGTCAAGACGGTAGACGAGGGCACCGTCATCGAACTCCAGACGACGGAATCGGGATCGAAAAACGACGTTCCCGAGTGGCTGGAGAAGGCAGGACACGAACTGCTCGACATCGTCGACGAGGGCGACTACTGGAGCATCTACGTGCGGAAGGCCTGA
- a CDS encoding DUF1641 domain-containing protein, giving the protein MSDTDQEELERVIAENPETVARFVDHLDAVNELLDVVELGGDALDDEMVASLAGTATTLAEAGDGLATDETVRLADTVGENADDLNDALESLLALQRSGTLADLVAVADVVALGADAMDDEMVSSLAATGSSLGEVADEASDPDTVRGMRTLLRAMGHAGDSDVDYAPVGAVGLLRALRDPEVKHGMAFLVGLARGIGREIDETA; this is encoded by the coding sequence ATGAGTGACACCGATCAAGAGGAACTCGAACGTGTCATCGCGGAGAATCCCGAGACGGTCGCTCGCTTCGTCGACCACCTCGACGCGGTGAACGAACTCCTCGACGTGGTGGAGCTCGGCGGCGACGCGCTGGACGACGAGATGGTCGCCTCACTCGCGGGGACGGCGACGACGCTGGCAGAAGCGGGCGACGGCCTCGCCACCGACGAGACGGTCCGCCTCGCGGACACCGTCGGTGAGAACGCCGACGACCTGAACGACGCGCTGGAGTCGTTGCTCGCCCTGCAACGGTCGGGGACGCTCGCTGATCTCGTCGCCGTCGCCGACGTCGTCGCCCTCGGTGCGGACGCCATGGACGACGAGATGGTGTCGTCGCTCGCGGCGACGGGCAGTTCGCTCGGCGAAGTCGCGGACGAGGCGTCGGACCCCGACACCGTCCGCGGGATGCGGACGCTCCTGCGCGCGATGGGCCACGCGGGCGACTCCGACGTCGACTACGCGCCGGTCGGTGCGGTCGGACTCCTGCGTGCGCTCCGGGATCCGGAGGTCAAACACGGGATGGCCTTCCTCGTCGGACTGGCGCGAGGGATCGGGCGAGAAATAGACGAAACGGCCTGA
- a CDS encoding NAD(P)/FAD-dependent oxidoreductase encodes MQRILIVGGGTGGTVLANRLSKKLGDEIDAGEVEVRLVNDGPNHVYKPVYLYVAFGQREPDDALRPLSDLVNSRVTLDVDRVTDVDTDAKRVTRRDGGELDYDYLVLATGATLVPEETPGLVEGGHHFYGPEGAAALRDTLADFEGGRVVLSVVGTPHMCPAAPIEFTLMVDDWFRERGMRDEVEVHYTYPIMRLHGKQSISDWAEPRFADRDIETHTFFNVEEVDPEAQTLHTVEGESLDYDLLVAIPPHRGDDLIVESGLGDDGWVEVDRNTLEAAAAEDVYAIGDTAAAPAPKAGSVAHYEAGVVAERLASSVHGHVPTATYHGKTICFMEAGMDDATYVSFDYENEPVMRDENKFVHWAKLAYNESYWLTARGLL; translated from the coding sequence ATGCAACGAATCCTCATCGTCGGTGGCGGCACCGGCGGCACGGTACTGGCGAATCGCCTCTCGAAGAAACTCGGCGACGAGATAGATGCGGGCGAGGTAGAGGTGCGACTGGTCAACGACGGCCCGAACCACGTCTACAAGCCGGTCTACCTCTACGTCGCGTTCGGTCAGCGAGAGCCCGACGACGCGCTCCGACCGCTGTCGGACCTCGTGAACTCCCGAGTCACCCTCGACGTCGACCGGGTGACCGACGTCGACACCGACGCGAAACGGGTGACGCGCCGCGACGGCGGCGAACTCGACTACGACTACCTCGTGTTGGCGACGGGCGCGACCCTCGTTCCCGAGGAGACGCCCGGCCTCGTCGAAGGTGGCCACCACTTCTACGGCCCGGAGGGGGCCGCGGCCCTCCGCGACACCCTCGCGGACTTCGAGGGCGGGCGCGTCGTCCTCAGCGTCGTCGGGACGCCGCACATGTGCCCCGCCGCCCCCATCGAGTTCACCCTGATGGTCGACGACTGGTTCCGCGAACGTGGGATGCGCGACGAGGTAGAAGTCCACTACACCTACCCGATCATGCGCCTCCACGGCAAGCAGTCCATCTCGGACTGGGCCGAACCCCGCTTCGCGGACCGCGACATCGAGACGCACACCTTCTTCAACGTCGAAGAGGTCGACCCCGAGGCGCAGACGCTCCACACGGTCGAGGGCGAATCCCTCGATTACGACCTGTTGGTCGCCATCCCGCCCCACCGCGGCGACGACCTGATCGTCGAGTCGGGACTCGGCGACGACGGCTGGGTCGAGGTGGACCGCAACACCCTCGAAGCGGCCGCCGCGGAGGACGTGTACGCCATCGGCGACACGGCGGCCGCTCCCGCACCGAAAGCGGGGAGCGTCGCCCACTACGAGGCGGGCGTCGTCGCGGAGCGACTGGCCTCGTCGGTCCACGGTCACGTCCCGACGGCGACGTACCACGGCAAGACCATCTGCTTCATGGAGGCCGGGATGGACGACGCCACCTACGTCTCCTTCGACTACGAGAACGAACCCGTGATGCGCGACGAGAACAAGTTCGTCCACTGGGCAAAACTCGCGTACAACGAGTCCTACTGGCTCACCGCGAGGGGGCTCCTGTGA
- the sufU gene encoding Fe-S cluster assembly sulfur transfer protein SufU, which produces MGMGSDMYRQQILDHYKNPRNHGELEDPTFSHVGENPSCGDTIRMDVRLDDDGETIEYVSFSGDGCAISQASASMLTQQLPGTTLDELAEMDTDDVVEMLGVDISPMRIKCAVLAEKVVQDGAKIHDGELEIEETTTEE; this is translated from the coding sequence ATGGGAATGGGCTCGGATATGTACCGACAGCAGATCCTCGATCACTACAAGAACCCCCGGAATCACGGGGAACTCGAGGACCCCACGTTCTCTCACGTCGGCGAGAATCCGTCGTGTGGCGACACCATCCGGATGGACGTCCGCCTCGACGACGACGGCGAGACCATCGAGTACGTCAGCTTCTCCGGCGACGGCTGTGCGATCAGTCAGGCGAGCGCCAGCATGCTCACCCAGCAGCTCCCCGGCACGACGCTCGACGAACTGGCCGAGATGGACACCGACGACGTGGTGGAGATGCTCGGCGTCGACATCAGTCCCATGCGGATCAAGTGTGCCGTCCTCGCGGAGAAGGTCGTACAGGATGGCGCGAAGATCCACGACGGGGAGCTAGAGATCGAAGAGACCACGACCGAGGAGTAG